One window from the genome of Pyxicephalus adspersus chromosome 6, UCB_Pads_2.0, whole genome shotgun sequence encodes:
- the ST8SIA3 gene encoding alpha-N-acetylneuraminate alpha-2,8-sialyltransferase ST8SIA3: MRVCKMVRVASVLGLVMLSVALLILSLISYVSLKKDNIFTTPKYASAGGPRMYMFHAGFRSQFAMKFLDPSFVPITNSLTQELQEKPAKWTFNRTAFARQRREILQNVDVIRNFSLTKNSVRTGQLMHYDYSSHKYVFSISNNFRSLLPDSSPIMNKHYNICAVIGNSGILTESQCGAEIDSADFVFRCNFAPTEAFHKDVGRKTNLTTFNPSILEKYYNNLLTIQDRNNFFLNLKKLDGAILWIPAFFFHTSATVTRTLVDFFVEHRDQLKVQLAWPGNIMQHVNRYWKNKHLSPKRLSTGILMYTLASSICDEIHLYGFWPFGWDPNTGKDLPYHYYDKKGTKFTTKWQESHQLPAEFKLLYKMHREGLTRLTLSHCA; the protein is encoded by the exons ATGAGAGTGTGCAAGATGGTCCGGGTGGCGAGCGTGCTGGGTCTGGTCATGCTAAGCGTCGCCCTGCTCATCCTCTCCCTCATCAGCTATGTGTCCCTGAAGAAGGACAACATCTTCACCACCCCTAAGTACGCCAGCGCCGGGGGACCGCGAATGTACATGTTCCATGCCGGCTTCAG GTCACAGTTTGCAATGAAATTCCTGGATCCGTCATTTGTTCCAATTACAAACTCTCTGACACAGGAGCTTCAAGAAAAACCAGCAAAATGGACGTTTAATCGTACAGCATTTGCAAGGCAGAG GCGAGAGATTCTGCAGAATGTGGATGTAATCCGAAATTTTTCTTTGACCAAGAATAGTGTGCGAACTGGACAGCTGATGCATTACGACTATTCCAGTCATAAATATGTCTTTTCTATCAGCAATAACTTCCGATCACTCCTGCCAGACAGTTCACCCATCATGAACAAGCATTACAACATTTGTGCGGTCATAGGAAACAGCGGCATCCTGACAGAAAGCCAGTGTGGAGCTGAAATAGACAGCGCCGACTTTGTTTTTCGATGTAACTTTGCTCCAACGGAAGCTTTTCATAAAGATGTTGGCCGAAAGACCAACTTGACCACTTTTAACCCCAGTATTCTCGAGAAGTATTATAACAATCTTCTGACCATACAAGACCGGAATAACTTTTTCTTGAACTTAAAAAAGCTTGATGGAGCCATATTGTGGATCCCGGCATTTTTCTTCCATACTTCTGCCACAGTCACAAGAACATTAGTGGACTTTTTTGTGGAACATCGTGATCAACTGAAAGTGCAGCTGGCATGGCCTGGAAACATCATGCAGCATGTCAACAG GTATTGGAAAAACAAGCATTTATCACCTAAACGATTGAGCACTGGTATTCTGATGTATACACTGGCCTCATCTATCTGTGATGAAATACACCTCTATGGATTTTGGCCCTTCGGCTGGGACCCAAACACCGGGAAGGATCTACCCTACCATTACTatgacaaaaaaggaacaaaattcaCCACAAAATGGCAGGAGTCCCACCAACTTCCTGCGGAGTTCAAACTGCTCTACAAGATGCATCGCGAAGGACTAACAAGGTTAACGCTGTCACATTGTGCCTAA